The DNA region CCAATTCTTCAGTCTAGCATGTGCAGATTCAACTCTGTTAGTTGTTGTATTGCCAAAGTGTCAGACCTGATCAATCCATGCACAAGCAACCTTCTCTTTTACCTAATCCCGAATAATGTCCTCAACATGTTTCATCAAATATGGATATATCGCACACTCACTCCTGAAATGTAGAAAAAAGTTAACATGTAATTATTCTATGGAAGAGTTTATTATAGAATTCCATGCATCCATTATATTTTCTACCACCACACCAGGTTTGATAAGTTTTCCATCTTCACGTTTGACTTGTTTCGTGCCAACCGCATGTTTTACTTGACTTCTCACATTTTTGGCTATGTGATACTTACAAAGTAATATGGGCGATGTAGGAAACACAATTGCAACCAAATTCATTAGTGCGGTGTCGCGATTGGTGATTATGACTTATGACATGTTTTCTTGGTCTTTCAACATAGTCTTACAGATTTTTAAAGCCCATGTTACGTTGTCCTCCTTTTCAGATTCCAAAAATGAGAAACCGACTGAATTACACCAACAATTTCCAAGAGTGAAAGTGtatacttgtttgttttgtatgttGAGTCAATTATGAGCACATAGAGAAAAGTGTTGAACAACTTGACGGAATCAGGATGACTCCAAAAAATATCTTGAACGATGACTTTATCCTCATAAACTTTGTACCTCGAAACATAGTGGTAATCATCCAAAAGCTTAAAGATTTGTTTCATCTCGGATCTTGGTCCTCTTACGACCTGTCTTGAGCACGTACGTTGTATATTTGCTTGATACTTGAAACATTTAGAGGTCTTTTCCGTTTCAAAATGCGAGTATGTTTTTCGATGCCACCATGTTTAATATCATGTCCGGAATAAGTCCCCTCTCCTCCGGAACAAGGCGACATACAATGGGATGACCGACTAGATTGTCATTCAAGTCATGATTATGTATACCGAAAATCACATTAAATTTCCATGTCTTATCTGCCATACCGTATCCGCGCAATTTAAACGAACACTCACATTTCCTCGATCCAACATCATCTCGTTTCGAATTCGTAATATTTGGTTGGTACGTGCCACTTCTTTTGTATATCATTGTTACAAATGTTTGTCTTCTATCTGAACCATTATCAGAACTTCTGATTACAACGCCAAAACCCAAGTTTTCGGTCTCCCTACAAATCCATTGTAGCATATGTTCACGAACAATAAACActtatttatttataaattgtGCACGAACATCTACCTCGACAACAATCGGTCGAGCACCCCATTTAACATAATCATTCGCTGTTTAACATGATCATTCACTTCATCCGATTTAATATCAAGCTTCAATTCATTCGGTTTTACATCCATACTCATAATAACTTTGGAAAACATATCCAGATGCACCATATCTAATACCAACAACACAAAAACGGTGTGAAAACTCAAACTATTAGGACAATCCAGAGATGCACATCCGAACCACACCTAACTTTGTTCAAAGATGCATATCCAGATTCAACGTCTATTTTTCAGCTCATAAACAAGATTAATACAAGGAATGAAGAGATGAAATGAATGAACTTTACCTCCAATTTCAACTTGCATTTTCTCCCTTTGATGTGATGGAATACAAAAATGATATTTTAGTGTTGAAAATGTGATTGAGAATGAAAGAAACATTTTAAAGAGTTTTGAAAATGGAGTGTTGTATGAGTATGGAGGAGAAGATCATGCAAGGTGGTATTTTATCCAATTTTTTGCTGGTCATTTTCAGATATGCAACTCCAAAAATATCATTGAGTCGTTTGTTTAACTAGCTCACTAAATTAAAACATAATAAGTGAGTGTCTGAATTATTTGAGATATGCATCTCTGAATACATTCAAATATGATACAAAGATGTATCTCCAGACTACGTTGTTTTTCAAAGTGAATCTTAAAAAGATATATTTTAATGTGGTTTGAGTGCGTTCGAAGATCCATCTTCAAacatataaaaaaatattttcaaattttcaagAATTTAAAAGACACCCCAGGAATAAAAAGGAGTATTTCCCAATTTAAGTTGTATCATCCAAAGTGTATAAGACCCAAAAGTGAAACGAAGAAGGAAAAAAAACACATCCTATTATTCCACAAAATCCTCTCCTCTTCCACCAAACTATTCAGTTACCCAcaaaaaaatctaaaataaaaacacatacacacactTCAATTGATATCTCTTCCACCACTACAATGTCAAGCACATGGTACTTCTCTTCTTTTCAATTCAATTCaacatctctttcttttttttctttttattattttaatttaactttccTTCACCTAGTTACTTATTTTCAGAAACCATGTCTCCcattttataattaattaattttgtttcttttttttcATCTGATTTCTCAGAGAATCTCTGATTTTCTGAACTCAAGTCACTCACTGACTGCTACGCATGCCGCCTACAAATACCTCTTCCTCAATTTTCACATTTCCCGATCCAATTAACTAACAGCACACCTCACATTACTATTTCCACCTCCATTTTTTTCCTTTCGTTTCTTCACAATTTCGATCTGAATtctcaaaacaaaacaaaaaatgCTTACATGCATAGCACGTCCGAAGAAACTCGGCGACGACTCACTGAGTCACGGCGACGATTCAGACTCAAACAACAATGCTAAGAACGTAAAATCGCTGACGTGTCAGATAAAAGACATGGCGTTAAAAGCTTCCGGCGTTTACAAACACTGTAACCCCTGCGCGCCGGCGAGTCGTGTCAGGAACGGTGGAAATGGAAATTCAGAGTCGGAAACTGATTCGGAGAAGTTTCGGAGAACGAGGACATGGGGAAAGGAGATGGAAGCGAGGTTGAAAGGGATCTCGAGTGGAGAAGGAACGCCGAGTTCGTCTTCGTCGTCGTTCGGCGGTGGTAGTGGACGGAGAGTGGTGGTTTTGGAGGAGGAGGAAGGGAAGGAGTGGGTGGCTCAAGTGGAGCCTGGCGTTTTGATTACTTTTGTGTCGCTTACTCGTGGCGGGAATGATCTAAAGCGGATACGGTTCAGGTAcgattttttttctttctttttttctttttgtttaatTACTGTGTCGTATAGTTTGTTACGGTGTCGTTTTGAAATTGgatataatataatataatatataactGCGTCGTATAGTTTGTTACGGTGTCGTTTTGAGATTGGATGGTGTTGTTGAACGTTAATGAATGAGATGGACCCTAGTAGTGTGTAGTGATAATGATGAGTAATTACAATGTTGTGTGGCTTTCTTTCTTTTTCTATACAGTGTCATTATCACGGTGCCTTAAAGTCACTAGTATCTCTACTCATCTATATCTACACTCTACTCTCTAGCTACTCTTTTTTAATACTACTACTTTTTACCTAATGAAGATTTAGGGTTATTCAAGTTGGATCATAGCTTAAATTAAAGCCACTAATAAACTATGAAAATTTAGGAAAAAATTAAGAAATTATGGAATTTTTCACCAAAATTAAAATGTAACAGTGGAATTATTAATTTcattattttcttttcttttttgcAATTTTGATACACATTTTAATCATTTTTaagaagaaaatattttttttatccATAGATAAATGATAATAATAATTAGAAAAATTAGAAACTCTCACGGGAAAAACCATAATTTAAAAACCTAGTATTATTCATATTTTTATTAGTTGAGGCGAAATTTTTGGATTAATAAATTCATGTTTCTTATAATAGTgtaataaaatatatttagaATAAGTTACTTTATATAGtaaaaaaaactattaaaaacaaagGGTGGATAATAcacaaaaatgagtttttattttaattttttactGGATTCTTTGTTTAAATTAAGTGTGCATAAACTATTCTCTGATTATCACAATAATTATTGAGAAAGATATTGAGATTAATGATTTAGACATCGACATAATCTTAATAGAATATTATGATAGAAGTTGATCCATATGTGGATTTTTTGAATAGGATAAAAATTAATTGTTGTCGAATTTTAATTATATTGGGAAAAATGTTGTATACTTTGATACTCCATttttatttagtttatttttttagaaaaataaaatattttccTGAACAAAAGGAGATAACAAACTGCAAAGTATATATAGTCAAAGAAAAAAACACTAACaacaaaaataaactaaataaACTATTTTGGTACAATTGAAAATTGTAAGcaaaagtaaaaacaaaaattaGTCTAATTAATTTGTACAATTTTATTTTACATTTATTTGTTTCTCAAATTTTATATATGATGGGTtactaaaataataaaaataaaaatatatagcactacaaaaaattaaaatattataaaaaaacATCAAAGTAGATATGAATTAAATCTAAGATCTACATCACATGGTTTGTTTCGTTCTAAAAAGGAAAACTTTAGATTAAACAACTACTATTGCGTTTGTTTCAAGAAAAATAACTATTATGAGTATAAAACATTTATAAGTTATACTAGTGCAATATTGGacttatttattttttatgcatGTTTGAATGTGGTGAGTAATGATCCTTCAAGAAACAATGGAAACTATTTGTTTCTTCAACAAACAATTGAAACTTTTTGTTTCTGAGAAACAATCTAAATTTAGAATACAAAACCTCACTTTCTTTTTTGGCATCATATATCCTGCTACCTCCCACCTTCTCGCATATCTCTCTTTCCATTTTGAGCTAACTTCCAAGTGTAAAAATTGACTATGAGCGTAATGTTTCTCATGTAAATGTTAGAACATCAAGCCAAACACTAACCTTAAATTTATCTATTTAGTTTTGGGTCAAAATAATTCAAGGCTTACCAATATCTGATTACTATTAACACTCTAAGGTTTTGTTTGATGTTTAAAAAAAAGAGACAAAGAAAATGAAATTAGATAAATAAACCATCTAAAATCATTTTTCAATAAAATTATTTAATTCTTTCATTTTGGAGGACTATCTTATTCATTTTACTttcattttgttcaaattctCTCCAATAGCTTTCTCCTTATCAATTATGGTCACTTATTTCTCCTTATTGTTGAAGAATCCTTAGTCCAATAGTTGTCATAAGTGATTGGTTATACCCTTTTCACATTTTCTAGTTATACCCTTTTCACATTTTCTTGTAAATATGattaatatttttttggtaaaaaAAACTCCATAATGGCTTGTGAGGGTGAATTTGAGTATTATGGCAAGAAACTCTAATAAATTATTTGTTGTTAAAGAAAAAAAGTGAAGTGTGAAATCCATGTAAAAAACAAGTATATGCACATAAACATTTCTAAAATTCCGATACACCTTTTCTCTACATCTATTTTCTTTCTCAATCTATGTTTTTTTCTTACATGTTCATTACATTTCTcattttttctctttcttttttgTCTGTTTCATATATTCTTTTCATAATTCATAGTTTGAATCAGAACCACAATTTCATACTTGAAAACCAGTATTCTCACTTCTTAGCCCAAACCATGCAATAGTACTATATTCACAAAAGGACTTTAGTGGGGTCCAAACCCTCCTTCTTTTTTGAAGTTTCACGCCTTTGCTAAAAGCAATCCCAAAAGTGTTCCAAAAGAAAAACTTATTCTGGCTCCAAAGTAATTTGTGGGTCAgggttaacactgttaggaacCTTTAAATTTGGTTTTGTCTTTTGGTCGGAAAAGCTCTTTTGTTCTCTTTTCAAATCTCTTCATGCCGAATTATGTGACTTTGTCATCCTATAATAACAGTTTTTGTCTTTTATTATGCAATTTGCTGAGGAGTGCTCTCATAATCTTCCACTCCCAAACCATATACAAGACAAAATGTGAACCTAGGTGGGTACAAGGGACCTAACAAAGTGATGTACATAGATAACATCGGCTATAGTAAAGTTGGGATTTAGTGATTAAAACATCTCTACTTAAGCATTAAATTATAACATTTTTTCTCCCGTGAAGCCAATTTAGTTGGTAACTGTGCATAGACATCCGATTATACAAACCCAGGTTCGAACTTGCAATATCGCACTTATTCACCTTTAATCGGTGAAATTCTAGCCAATAAGCTACTTGACAAAATTTATAAAATTGGTTAATTAAATCTGTTACAAAAAATTCTTCCAAAATTTATGATTTATAAGTTATGGTCTTGTACTATTTCCTAAgtttagttatttttgtctttaTATATTTTATCTTATCGTAAGATAAAAGCACGCATGACATTAGTGTATTTTGGTCCTACATGATGACTTGTGGTGCAATCCCTACCATTATGTTGCTGGTGGGTGGGTCAATCCATGAATGATTCTGTCTTTTTTATCCTGAATTTCAGATCACAAATTTAAGAAATAGTGTGGTCTTAGGCTAATATTACAACGACTAAAACAACCAAATCATTTCATTGTTTGGTGTGAAATTAACATCAAAAGTTTGGACCCACCTGCTTTTGATTGCCTAGACAACTCCATTCTATGGTCAATGGTGACCTTAAACAGCTTCATTTCCACAAAACATGATCGGTTTTACTAAGAATTATTCATGTTAGAATTCTTTGTCAAAAAGAATCTACTCGAGTATCCTTCATAATCGATATCATGTTCATACTCCACTAAAAACTGAAAATTTATCTAAGAAACTTTGATGAGAAAAAGTAACAATTAAATTATAATGACAAATTCGCAACAAATCAGAATCTTTTGAATTCAAGTTTAGAGTCCAGCGGACCACTTCATAGCATGTTTTAAATTTCATTGTAATGGTGGTTATGCTGCAAAACCTGATTTTATAGTAAAATATGGACAAATGTGACTGAAGAGATATCTTAAATCTTTATATAGCAGCTGCAATTACAATTGTAGACTGATTTAAAACTATGCTCGTAATTTTACGCATAGGAAAAAGGCTTGGTTGTTTTCGTGACATTGAAGAAATAGTGTTTCGTTTGAACGCAACTTCATAGAACAAAGAAAAGTAAGACATACCAGAATGGCATAGACAATAGGAACAATGTAGTTGTCAATTTTTTTGTCTGGGATAAAtgactttttaatttttttaattgtGGTTGTATTGCTCCTTTTACGAATATCAAATTCTACGTACCACAGTGTTTCATTCACATTTACAATTTAGATGATACAATGATTTGATATGAAGAGTTAACGATTTCATTATTGTTCATGTTTCATGTATAGTCGCGATACATTTAACAAATGGCAAGCTCAAAGATGGTGGGCAGAGAACTATGACAAAGTCATGGAACTTTACAATGTTCAAAGGCTTAACCGCCAAGCTTTCCCGTTACCAACTCCAGCAAGATCTGAAGATGAGGTAAATTCTCACTTTGGTAATTTGGTATTCAGATGCATAGTCATTTTGGTAACTAAAATTAAAAATTTCTATATGCTTAGTCATTGAAATTGGCAAAACCGTCATTGAAATTACAAATTATTAGTCATTTTAGTCACACTTGGTCTCCTAGTAGTGTTGAGTTTTAAGTTTTAACTTATAAAGATGAGAATAAATTGTTTTAGTGTTTCTGATTTGTACATTTGTGTGCTTTGAAAGCAGAGTTCAAAGCGTGAATCAATAGCAGACAGCCCTGTGACACCTCCACTGACCAAGGAACAACTATCGCGCAATTTATACCGACCAACAGGAATGGGAATGGGATATTCATCCTCAGATTCCTTTGATCAACACTCAATGCAGTCCAAACATTATCAGTATGATTTAAGTGGCATGAACTCAACTCCAAAGGTTTCAACCATTAGTGCTGCAAAGACAGATATATCATCCATGGCTGCTTCTATAAGAAGTAGCTCTTCCAGAGAAGCTGATCGCTCTGGCGATTTATCAATGAGCAATGCTAGTGATCCGGATAGTGAATGGGTTGAGGAGGATGAACCTGGTGTTTACATTACTATTAGGTCTTTACCAGGTGGTAAAAGGGAGATCAGAAGAGTCAGGTTCAGGTATACTCTTGCAACAATGTTGTGGCTACACGCAGTTTCTGTTCAAAAGCGTATTATAATTCTAGGAATAGAGATTGGTATCTGAACTTACTCTTTTCACTGTCAAACAATATGAAATTTATTTATGTTTATTCATATGTGGTGCAGTCGAGAAAAATTTGGCGAGGTTCATGCAAGACTATGGTGGGAAGAGAACCGTGCCAGAGTACATGAACAATACTTGTGATATTCATCAATGGATTTCCTGCTAATGGTTTACAAAAAGTGGAGGTGGTGTTACTTATTAATTTTGTTTAAAAATTCTCTATTTGCTGCGATTAGATACCAAAATCCAAATGGTGCTACTTGCACCTCTATCTTTTTGGGTTCATATCATCATGCTTTCTACTAGTTATTCTCTTCTATGTGGTAATTAAATTTATTTAGCTTCTATTAGTTAGAAATCCTGGTGAATCAATCAATTGTTGTCATGAAACCTGAGTAATGGTTGTAAATTATATATAGCTGTTGAAATTGGATACAAAGAATGAGTCATGTTGCTCATTACTTTTTTGTTCTTTAAGCATCCAACTTGCAACTTCTATGCCTATATTGCACAAGTAAAATGAAGAGTAAACTATCAATTTAGTCCTTAAACGATAACTTTCTATTCAATTTAGTCTCtaaattatattaatattttaaGTAGATTTTAAAGTATAAAAGACCTGTATTATAGTCCCTACCGTCAAAAGATGTTTAGGATTGTAAAGCAATAATTTTTCTTGTAGAAACTTTTTGTCAAGCCTTAGAGTTCAGTTCATTAGGATGCAAGTTAATGTGTTTCCTCGGATTTAGGCAAAGTGTTAAGGTCATGAGTGTCACAAACGGCTTTAATGAATATATTCCATTAGAATTTTTAAGGACttttttttaatgtatttttatCCCCTTTTTAGGCATTTTAAACTTTTTTGGTTCCTCTATTTTAAAATTGGGTCTTACTAACTTGTGCCCTTAAGGCACAAGTTAAGGATACTACAACTATTAATTTTTAACTCAACATGGCGTATCCCAACTATCTCTTGAGTAACACGGGATTGTAGTTGATATAACCATGTGTTCCTATTAAGGGGACATTCGGGAACCCTTTATATCTTGCAATGACATCCTTCGTTTTCCATTCTCTCTTATACCAAAGAATTGAACTGGCGGAGAGAGACGCAAACCTTTGGGGCCATTACAAGTTGCTATAAGCAAAAGGTCCATGTTGAGGCATACGAACTCGCATCCACAAGGGCAATAGAGGAACACAATAGAGAAAGGTCCCTCCTTTCTTCCCGTGCCTTGTATGGAAGATATGATAGAATTCGGCGAGTAGGAATGACACCGGGTTATTGGCTAGGAAGACTTCCACCACCAAATGATCCACGAATTCTATATTAGGGAATATAACAATTCCATGTATCAAGAGTGCTAATGTTGCGCTATTGAAGTCTGGCCTTTCTTCCTCAATCATCTTCCAAGCATGGGCCTTAAGGAATTTCTTAGTTAAACCCTTGACGGTACCTTAAGATCCCCAATTAGCCAGTAGTTTGTTGGCGTTGATACCCAAGATGGTAGAGAGCTCAGACAAACAAAATTCTTCTTCCAACTTGGGGAATGAGTTATATTCCTTTATCGGTCAGTTGAGAAGTATCTCAATGTCTTCTAGAGTAGGGGAAGTTTGGAAGTTAGGGAAAGTGAAACATCTTAGAGGGACGTCATAATATTGAGCCAATGTAGTGATTGCACTATAGTCAACCTTTTTTGTCAAGAGGTCTATGATGTTGTCAAAGGTAGCTCTGAATTTGTTGTCCTTGAGGGATGTATCTTTATAGCAAAGGACCTTCAAAGTGCCAAGATCTAGTCTCTTGTATATGAATGTGAAAGTGTTTTTCGTTACTAAGGGGTCCATGATTGTGTTGGTAAAAAGTCTTGTAATTCTGCGTTTAAACAAATGAAATGCTTAAGAGTTTTGCTTATTAATTAATGATGTATAAATGAATGTATGAATGGATGAACGATTTTTATTAGTTTCCACGGAACTTTAGGCACGGGGTTCAAAATCTGGGATCAATTGTGACGAAGTGAGGTTTAATAATGACTGCTTTTCAAACCAAGGTTCTCACTTTGCATGATCTAGGGATTTTGAGAAAtgggtgtaagacactgcccTTAGAGTCATGGACTCCCTTGACTGTCTCCCGCTTATATCAATTTACTTGCCAGACAACAACTCCATCAAAGAAATCTACTATAAGTGAGATCTTCGAATCGGTCCTCGCGAGGAAAGCTCCTCAGGGACCTATACTACGTGACCGTCGGTCTAGGCCGACCAAGGTTAAATGttctaaaaggggtcttaggATCACTGACTCTAATGATGATAAGGATGCTTACACTGAAACCTCGACGGTCATCAAGACCTCTAAGAGAgtctaccactaagtgaggttctcataCGGCCCTTCACGAGGAAAGCTCCTCGGGGATCCATACTACTCAATCTCTCTTATCTCAAGTAAgctctcagactcgggtggagagtctTTCACACATGGTTTTCATTTGCAATCATTATTGTAACACTTTTCTTCGTCACAGAAAGTTTCAGACCAATAAAGAAATATGTACATGGGTTAGTAACAAAAAGCCAAATATATACACAAGAAAAAAAACGGATAAATCCCCACATACGTAGAAAGTAAAAACAACCCAAACTATGCTACACTTGCTTAGGGAAAcatagtccccagcagagtcgccaattGTTGCTATCGGGATTTCACGATAGCGAAACCGAGATTGAACTAAAGGAACCCTCCCCAATCGAAGAGAGGAGAGAGAAGGCAAAACAAAAGAGTCGCCACtgaattttatttgatttcctatatcggagaggataggggaaatagtcgataaaaccctcaaagTGAAAAGGTGCATACAGGAAGTGCAAGGATAAAGAATCAGTCTCGCAACTGAGATCTGGGTTCGGAAGccggttacacaaggggaaggtattagtacccctcatgtccatggtactccatgagaaccATTTGGGTTATTTACGTATGTGGATATTTATCTCGTTTATTGTTTTATATTCCAAAAGAGTGTAAAAGAATGAGATTTTGGGGTTTTTTAatattgtgctcgccaaggattatggcctttgtgcctacgtatcactcatcgggtgatgaggaatcagagtttcgtagttcggagtagaaaatgtttgtgtgttgatTGATTTTATCTTTGAGAAAAAGGTTTTTGGGATGCTTCCCTAAGGTGCAAAAATAAGGTTTGATGGGTTGTATTGATTTTACCTTGaacaagggtttatgaaaagaatGTTTTTTGATTAGATTGCAATAAAGTATATGGCCGAAGGTGAAAATTATAGGTAACAAATCAAGCGTCTTGCGTCAAAAATAATCAGAGTAAGAGTAtgaatgctccattcttactcattctccaccacttaaggctcgtggcgcacaatactaatcgtaATTTTAAGTGTTTTGAATTAGATTATGAAAATGTCACTCGGCGTTGAATCAtggtttgtttatttgattatgaaattgggtAATGTAATGACTAtacaaagtaaccaacaagaaaaaTAAAGActctcattgtaaggtagcccaagaggAAGCCTTGTGcgtgcaaaagtgacctaagctaaacgaaggataatggtcttacaaacattTCCCCttaaggtggtgccatgatgccattcttacaacatgaatgtaagttacaTAAAATCCAAAGTTAAAACAAAGTGTCAAAAGATAAAGGCAAGATCCTCCAAGAAAAGTTCCTAAgtgaaatcctctaagtccaatTGTTGATTACAAGTGAAATGTATTTTTTgatgtttttgttatttttaattgaatgatgacaataaaagtaaataacaataACAAATGTGCATGATGATTATATACAATGATGttgatgataatgagtacttgaatgtagATTACAAGGTaataacataaaagtaaatcacaagataaaaATAATATCACAATAACAATGGTTAATAAGTATGAATGATATAAAATAAATCACAAGTCAATAATTacaaaatcacaataacaaaggttaatggcaaacaaagttagtgaagtaATTAATGGTTAATAATATGAACAAGGTAAATATTTGAGGATTATCTATTCATAGGTCAAAACtttcaaaatatggcgcatcaatgaataacttatcattgatgcaaagtattaAAAATGATCAATAATCatctaacaatagatttgtaacaatgaaagttataCAACCCCAAGTTCATCTATCAATAGTTTAACAAATAGAAGATTATATCACTCAAATGATTATAACTTTTTTtaactttttatttattataCAAGGTGGTAAGAAACAAATAAATTGGCACAATGTAAATGATATATGAATAAATGTCAATTGACATAAACATAAAGTgattgaaataaaatgaacaataaaataaattgtgGGAAAATAAATAGCAAAtaaataaagtgcaataatataaatgttagaagttagtagttaatggaatcaaaacaagaaaatggattagcaagttagTATACACAaacatggtttcatctatgcatcaaatgactcaaatatggttgaaataaAAGCAATttatcaatgcctca from Lathyrus oleraceus cultivar Zhongwan6 chromosome 1, CAAS_Psat_ZW6_1.0, whole genome shotgun sequence includes:
- the LOC127105845 gene encoding uncharacterized protein LOC127105845, with translation MVHLDMFSKVIMSMDVKPNELKLDIKSDEVNDHVKQRMIMLNGVLDRLLSRETENLGFGVVIRSSDNGSDRRQTFVTMIYKRSGTYQPNITNSKRDDVGSRKCECSFKLRGYGMADKTWKFNVIFGIHNHDLNDNLVGHPIVCRLVPEERGLIPDMILNMVASKNILAF
- the LOC127135565 gene encoding protein Brevis radix-like 4; this encodes MLTCIARPKKLGDDSLSHGDDSDSNNNAKNVKSLTCQIKDMALKASGVYKHCNPCAPASRVRNGGNGNSESETDSEKFRRTRTWGKEMEARLKGISSGEGTPSSSSSSFGGGSGRRVVVLEEEEGKEWVAQVEPGVLITFVSLTRGGNDLKRIRFSRDTFNKWQAQRWWAENYDKVMELYNVQRLNRQAFPLPTPARSEDESSKRESIADSPVTPPLTKEQLSRNLYRPTGMGMGYSSSDSFDQHSMQSKHYQYDLSGMNSTPKVSTISAAKTDISSMAASIRSSSSREADRSGDLSMSNASDPDSEWVEEDEPGVYITIRSLPGGKREIRRVRFSREKFGEVHARLWWEENRARVHEQYL